CAAGTAAAAGAAGTTCTTGAGCGGCTGATGCGGCAGGAGACGTTTTATCAATATCTGTAGCCGTCATTATAGCTACAGCATCAAAACGCTCGCGAATTGAGCGACAAATACGACGGGCAGGAATGCCCCTGTTAGCAACCAAAATTGGTTTGCCTTTCACTTCTTCCAAAATCTGTTTAAACGTCTTAATCGCCATTCAATCCTCGTTATGCAGCGTCGGTGACATTTTGCAAATAAATAACCCATCGGGTGAACTAATCACGGGTGGAGGGAAATACTACCGGAATGGATGATCTTCTCGCCGTTTTTTTGACGGATCCGAAGACCACCATCTTGAGAAATACCCATTATCCTGCCCGACCGATTGATTAGATCACTTCCATGGATCCATACATTTCGCCCCAGCCAAGCAAGTTGTTTTTCAACACTCGAAATTAATTTCGCGGTAGTATACTGAACAACCAGTGAGTTGTAGCAAAAATGCATGTAGTCTACAAGTGTCTGCCACAGCTGTAATACCGGCACTGGTTGTTCTTTTTTGCACAAACAGTCTGCAGGAACAGCCCATTCGTTCCGCAAACGTTCTGTTGGAGGGTGTGAATGGACGTTCAGCCCAATCCCGGCCACTAATACACCTGACCTCTCTTCCAACAGAATACCGCCAATTTTTTTATCATCTACTAAAATATCATTAGGCCACTTTATATGTGCATTATAATCTAATTTTTGCAATGCACTTGCTAACAGCAATCCAATAACCAATGAACCAAGCTCATTAGCGAAAAAACCTGTCGCGGGTAGCCGCATTGCAGCATAAATATTACCTTCCGGTGAATCCCACGCGCGCCGCAATTGTCCACGGCCACTCTGCTGCCGTAGTGCTAAAACGGAATCCCATTCTTCAAGTAGCTCTTTTTCATGTAAAATACGTGCCACATCTAATGCTGAACTGCATTCTCCACATAAATATATGTTTGCTGGGAAATATGGCAAGATGGAGCTGTGCATGGACAGGTTGCCAAAGCAAGATTTTTCCCACGATTGTTTTTTTAAGGACTCCCAGCAGATATGGGAATTCGCCATTTCTTCGGGGGTGATTCCGGAAACAACATCAGGAATTTCATTATGTAAAACAAAGCAGGTGTGCATAGATTGTCCGTACGTTCAATAACCGGATAGGTTTTTCTTGGAAACTTTCTTTGCATGCAGTATGACAAAGAGATGAAATTTTATTTAGTTGGTGGCGCTGTGCGAGATATGTTGCTTGGTATCTCTCCTAAAGAATATGACTTTGTATTCTCAGGAACCGTTAATGATTTTATAAGCTGCAATCCCACAGCGCGCAAGGCTGGAAATGATTTTGGCATCTGCATTCTTCACGGTATCGAGTACGCCCCCATACGAGGTAAAACAATTGAAGAAGATCTTACCTTTCGAGATCTTACGATCAATGCCTTAGCGTTGGATGATGCTGCGCGCCTCTACTCTTTGCCACAAACGTTGCATGATCTTGAAAAAAAAATACTTCGCCATGCATCAGAAACTGCATTTATTCAAGATCCGCTTCGTGTTTTTCGTGTAGCGCGCTTTGCAGCAGATTTACCAGATTTTACTGTGCACCCCGGTACTCTTGCACGGATGAGGTATGTGGCTGAACTGGGATTGTTAGAGCATTTAACTCCGGAACGTGTAGGTGCAGAACTTTTAAAAGCTCTGTCTTCCATTCAACCGGGGAGATTTTTACACATTTTGGATGAAGCAAAATGTCTAACTCCATGGTTTTCAGAGTTGAGCTGTATGTCTTCAGTACCTGCCGGACCTATACCCTACCATCATGGCGACTGCCTTGCACATATTGTGAACACCGTTAATTATTGCAAAAATGATGTAACTGCACGTTATATGGCGCTTTGTCATGATTTAGGAAAACAGGAAACTAAAAAAGAAATTCTTCCACGTCACATTGGCCATGAAAAAAGTGGTGAACAACTGGCGGTATGTTTAGGAAAACGTCTTAAGCTTTCGGCGCATCTAATTAGAGCAGGTGCAGTAGCGGCACGACAGCACATGAAGGGAGCTCGGTATTCCGTACTTCGGCCTGGTACGAAGGTTGACCTACTTTATTCGCTTCATAACCAGCGTATTTTTAAATCATTTTTTATGATGGTTGAGGCCGACTCTGGTGTAAATTACCTGCCTCAAGCACAGGAAGAGCTCAAAGTTTTACTTTCAGTTTCTTTACCTCCTGAACAGCAGAATTTAGGAGCCGAGTCTGGCAGGCGTTTGCGAGAGCTCCGGTGCATGGCATTGAGTTCAATGCAGCCTTAAATGTTTTTCCTTACTTCTAGGTTTATTCAAATAAAAAGCCCCGAAGAGTTACTCTTCGGGGCTTTGAAATCAAGGAAAGTTACCTACTATTTGAAAGCTTTTTCAAAGTTAGGAACAACCTGTTTTTTACGGCTCATTACGCCGTCAAGCCATACGGATTCGCTACCAGCTACACCGAAAGCTTTTTCAACTACGGAAGCATCATCAGAGCAGATGAGCATTTCGGAGCCTTCTTTCATGATGTCTGTGAGAAGAAGGAATACGGAATGACGACCGTCTGCTTTAACTTTAGCAATTTCTTCTTTAAGACCAGCTTTTACGCTGTCGAGAAGAGAAAGATCAACAACTTCGAGCTGGCCGATGCCAACTTTGTTGCCGTTCATGTCAAAGTCTTTGTAATCACGGAAAACAAGTTCTTCCATGGTTGCGCCATCTACTGCAGACTTAACTTTGAACATTTCCATACCGAGAGCTGTTGTGTCGGCAACGCCAGCCATTTTAGCGAGAGCTTCTACAGCCACTTTATCAGCTTCGGTGCAAGTTACAGACTTGAACATTACAGTATCAGAAAGAATAGCGCAAAGCATGCCGCCTGCAATGCCAGCAGGGATTTCAAGGCCGTAGTGGTCGTAGAAACCTTTGATTGCGGTACAACCACAACCTACAGGCCATACCCACATTTCAAGTGGATTTGAGGTGGTGATGTCACCCAGTTTGTGGTGATCAATTACGCCACAGATTTCTGCTTCGTCGATATCTGCTGGAAGCTGCGCTTTATCAGAGGTATCTACGAGCCATACTTGCTGACCTGCAACAGAAGTTACAACTTCTGGAGCGGTAAGGCCAAATTTTTCTAAAACAAAAGCAGATTCAGGGGTAACTTCGCCCTGCGCTACTGCTTTAGCTTCGATGCCACGTTTATTGAGTGCATCCGCAACAGCGATTGCAGAAATAATAGAGTCGGTGTCCGGGTTCATATGTCCCATTACGAGTACTGCCATGGTAATTTCCTCCAGAAATTGTTGTAACGCGTTGTTCACGCTTATTTCCAAACTGAGTTTGTGACAGATAGCACAAAGCAAATCCGCTGCCAAGTAGTACTGTGTGACTTAGTGCATTTTTTTTCTTACGTGGAATCTTACAAATTGGTAATAACTACCACGCTAAAGAGGAAAAAAAAGAAGGAATAATAGGCGCGCCGAACTCTGAGAGAAAGTACCCCACCAAGAGTTGCAAAGAACCATAAATAGCTCCATGAAAGACCTGAACATTCAATGATGGAGCCGTGGACGTCGTATGCGACGGAGATCGTGCCAATTAGCACAAGCAGGTAGATAAAGAAGAAAACAAAATTGATACTGACCGTTTGAAGCAAGGCTTTGCTTATAATTTTATGCAAAAAAAGTTCTTCATCAACGTCGAATTCTGTTTTTTTAAGTGCAAGCAGCTTATTATGATGCTTATTATGTCGTTGGCGAAGAGCCTGATCCAGATGTGGGCTGATCAAGGCGGCTGGCATGGACAGTACCATGGGAATTACGAGCTGAGATGGGAATTGCAAAGAAAAAAAGCTGGCTGTGGCTAGGGTTGCAACTAGTGATGCAGTTCCATTAGGTGGGATATATGTTCCAACTGGAAAAAGATCGAGCCAAAAAAGCTCGAAGAAAATAGCTGCAGGGAGCGCTAACTCCCATTCTCCTGTTATGATCGCCCAGAAAAAGCCGATAGCTAACGGGCGCTCAACAAAACCTAAATTAACATTGGTTCGCAGCAGAGCCAGAATGGCAAAAAAAAAGCGTAGCCACTAAGCCAAGGAATTGAGGAAGATTGAATAACAGGAAAAACAACATCCATTACTATAACCCCTTAATCTGTAATGGTTGGTTTGGCACGCAGCGAAAATCGAGAATAATCTCGTGATTAGCAAAAAATTTCAGACACTCTTGGTCGTGATCTGAAACTGCTATGTGGTCGCAGAGTTGTTTTTTACCCGGCGCATAGTGCAAATTTCCTATGTTAATTGAGTCAAAGGAAAAACCTTGATCATGGATACGCTTTGCATCGTCACAATCTGCGACGATGATAAGTGTGTCCTGAAGGTTGTTGCTTTGAGCGTAGCCCATAATTTCTGTAATATGGATGAAATCTACAGAAATTCGATCTGGAATCGCGAGTGTTGCAATTTGTTGACGCAATGCATCATCTGCAAAGTCATCGTTCACGACAAGCAGATTTTTGGCATTGGTATATGGAATCCAAGTTTCAATTACCTGCCCATGGATCAAACGGTTATCAATGCGAATCCAAGCCATAATTTACTCGTTAACCTTGCTTCGCAGGATTTCTCCGGCCATGACAATACCTTTACCACCAGCATCTTTTGCTTCAATAGCAAGACGGTCAAGAGCCATGCTCCGACAACCAAATACCTTGAGCAGCATAGGTAGGTTTACACCCGTCAGTACTTCTAAATGTCTGGTTCCGAGTAGTGACAGACTCAAGTTTGTCGGGGTTCCACCAAACATGTCTGTAAGAATGAGCACTCCGCGTCCTTGGTCTACGCTTTCAACCATTGCTTTAATAGTTGTGACAGTTTCTGAAACATCTTTTTCGCTATCAACGCTTACGGTTTCGCAGGAAGGTTGTTTGCCCATAATAACTTCAGCCGCACTTAACAGTGCCGCGCCGTAGTTTGTGTGGGTAACAATAACTACACCAATATTTGTTTCTTCAGGAAATGTGGTAGACATGAGATTATATGTATTGATTGTTATCTTAGGTGTTATGCCAAGTTGATATGACGATGCTCTTTTGAAACAGCAAAGTCAGATTTTTTCAAAAATTCGAATATGGCCTCAGTTACCGCAACAGAGCGATGTCGTCCACCAGTACAGCCGAAGCCAATGGTGATGCGGTAGCGCCCTTCTTTTTCCATTTGCAGAAGCGTGAAGTGTAATAAGTCTTCAAGCTTTCGTAAATAGGTCTGTCCCACACTGTTCTTAAGCACGTAGGAAACAACGGGGGCATCCTGTCCGCTGTATGGGCGTAGCTCTGGATCATGATGTGGATTTGGTAAAAAACGTAAGTCAAAAATCATGTCTGCTTCAGAAGGGGTATTATGCTTAAACCCAAAGCTCATAAGGTGAACTTTAAGGCCCTTCATATCATTTTCTTCTGACTGCCATCTGCGTTGCAGTACACGACGCAAATCATGAATAGAATACTCTGAAGTGTCAAAAATAAAATCTGCTTCTGCTCGTGCTGGTGCCATCAGAGCACGTTCGTTTGTCATTGCCTGTTCAAGGCCAATACCATTACCCTCGAAAGGATGCGGACGCCTGGTCTCTTTATAACGTCGAAGAATAACATCGGCGCGTGATTCGAGAAAAATGACAGTTGGTGAATATCCGTCTGCAACTAATTTATTAATTGCTGTTGTCCATTCACTTTTGAATGAGCATTGCCGGACATCTACTCCGAGAACAATCCCCTTATAGCTTTCAAGGCCACATTCTGTAAGAACATCCATGAATTCTGATGTCATGGACATCGGGAGTCCATCAATTGTGTAGTATGCCATGTCTTCAAAGACTTTTAGCGCACTACTTTTTCCGGCTCCAGAGAGTCCCGCGATGATGATTACAGGGATCACGTGTTGAGATGCAGAAATCATTGGATACTCATTTTACGCAGCAGCTAAAAGGTTCCATAAAGCGTCCTGAGTGTCAGATTCCATAAAGAGTTTTTTGAAATCCTCGTCTTTCAGGAGTCGTGAAATTTGAGCTAGGATGCGTAAATGTGTTCCTGCAACGTTTTCGGGTGCAAGTACCATAAAGAAAATTTTACATGGTTTTTGATCGAGAGCATCAAAGTCCAGACCGTCTAAGCTTCGCCCTGCAACTACGACTATTTTATCGAGTGAGGGGAGTTTTCCATGAGGAATGGCAATGCCATTACCAATGCCTGTGGTTCCGAGACTTTCTCGTTCCATAAGCACGTTAAAAATTTCTTCAGCATCAAGAGATGGATTTTTCTCAACAACAGGAGCCAAGAGCTCCGCCAGCGCCTCTTGCTTGGTGCTGGCGGTAAGCTCCGGCAGTACAAGTTCTTTTTCTAGGTATTCACCCAGCTTCATTACATTTCCTAGTAAACGGGATCGATCAAACCGAAGTTTTCATCTTTACGGCGGTAGATCACATTAACCCGTTCGGTTTCAGCATTAAGAAAAACAAGAAAATCATAATCCAGTGCATCAAGCTGCATAGCGGCTTCGTCAAGATCCATAGGTTTTGGTACAAAGTTGTCCATACCAATAATGGTTCGTTCAGAATCTACTACTTCTTCCGGAGGCAAAGTACCTTCGAGTACAAACTTTTCTGCACCCTTGCGTTTCGTTTGTAGTTTTTCCGTACGACGTATGATCTGTGCTTTGAGTTTATCACGAACAAGATCAACGGTTGCATACATGTCTTCAGATTCTTCTGTAGCGGATAGAGTTAAGTTGTCCGATACAAGTGAAATTTCTGCTTTGTGGCGGAAATTGTCAACAGAAAGTGAGACTTGCATTTCCAAGTGTTCAGGGTTCGGCAAGAATCTGCCAAGCTTGTTAAAGCGTCGTTTGGCATATGCTTTTAGGTGATTGGAAGGCTCAAAATTCTTGAATGTGAAAGCGATGTTCATGGTGCCTCCTAATTGGATACTTTTGAAACCCTGTGGGAGTTGGTTTCGCTTCTAGAATACCACCTTTCTCTTGGATGATGAAGGGATATTCATTGCGGTACGGTATTTAGCCACAGTCCTTCGTGCAATGTTAACCTGAAGTTTTTCCTTTAAAATCTCTCCGATTTTCTCATCACTTAACGGTTTCTTTGTATTTTCTTCACTAATAAGTTTTTTAATGAGAGCCTTTACGCTCTCAGACCCGACCATACTACCATCATCAAGGCCAATCGCACTGTTGAAGAAAAATTTTAATTCAAAAATGCCATGCGGGGTC
This sequence is a window from Halodesulfovibrio aestuarii DSM 17919 = ATCC 29578. Protein-coding genes within it:
- a CDS encoding biotin--[acetyl-CoA-carboxylase] ligase — translated: MHTCFVLHNEIPDVVSGITPEEMANSHICWESLKKQSWEKSCFGNLSMHSSILPYFPANIYLCGECSSALDVARILHEKELLEEWDSVLALRQQSGRGQLRRAWDSPEGNIYAAMRLPATGFFANELGSLVIGLLLASALQKLDYNAHIKWPNDILVDDKKIGGILLEERSGVLVAGIGLNVHSHPPTERLRNEWAVPADCLCKKEQPVPVLQLWQTLVDYMHFCYNSLVVQYTTAKLISSVEKQLAWLGRNVWIHGSDLINRSGRIMGISQDGGLRIRQKNGEKIIHSGSISLHP
- a CDS encoding manganese-dependent inorganic pyrophosphatase, whose translation is MAVLVMGHMNPDTDSIISAIAVADALNKRGIEAKAVAQGEVTPESAFVLEKFGLTAPEVVTSVAGQQVWLVDTSDKAQLPADIDEAEICGVIDHHKLGDITTSNPLEMWVWPVGCGCTAIKGFYDHYGLEIPAGIAGGMLCAILSDTVMFKSVTCTEADKVAVEALAKMAGVADTTALGMEMFKVKSAVDGATMEELVFRDYKDFDMNGNKVGIGQLEVVDLSLLDSVKAGLKEEIAKVKADGRHSVFLLLTDIMKEGSEMLICSDDASVVEKAFGVAGSESVWLDGVMSRKKQVVPNFEKAFK
- a CDS encoding PTS sugar transporter subunit IIB, which gives rise to MAWIRIDNRLIHGQVIETWIPYTNAKNLLVVNDDFADDALRQQIATLAIPDRISVDFIHITEIMGYAQSNNLQDTLIIVADCDDAKRIHDQGFSFDSINIGNLHYAPGKKQLCDHIAVSDHDQECLKFFANHEIILDFRCVPNQPLQIKGL
- a CDS encoding PTS sugar transporter subunit IIA — encoded protein: MSTTFPEETNIGVVIVTHTNYGAALLSAAEVIMGKQPSCETVSVDSEKDVSETVTTIKAMVESVDQGRGVLILTDMFGGTPTNLSLSLLGTRHLEVLTGVNLPMLLKVFGCRSMALDRLAIEAKDAGGKGIVMAGEILRSKVNE
- the rapZ gene encoding RNase adapter RapZ, whose amino-acid sequence is MISASQHVIPVIIIAGLSGAGKSSALKVFEDMAYYTIDGLPMSMTSEFMDVLTECGLESYKGIVLGVDVRQCSFKSEWTTAINKLVADGYSPTVIFLESRADVILRRYKETRRPHPFEGNGIGLEQAMTNERALMAPARAEADFIFDTSEYSIHDLRRVLQRRWQSEENDMKGLKVHLMSFGFKHNTPSEADMIFDLRFLPNPHHDPELRPYSGQDAPVVSYVLKNSVGQTYLRKLEDLLHFTLLQMEKEGRYRITIGFGCTGGRHRSVAVTEAIFEFLKKSDFAVSKEHRHINLA
- a CDS encoding PTS sugar transporter subunit IIA gives rise to the protein MKLGEYLEKELVLPELTASTKQEALAELLAPVVEKNPSLDAEEIFNVLMERESLGTTGIGNGIAIPHGKLPSLDKIVVVAGRSLDGLDFDALDQKPCKIFFMVLAPENVAGTHLRILAQISRLLKDEDFKKLFMESDTQDALWNLLAAA
- the hpf gene encoding ribosome hibernation-promoting factor, HPF/YfiA family, yielding MNIAFTFKNFEPSNHLKAYAKRRFNKLGRFLPNPEHLEMQVSLSVDNFRHKAEISLVSDNLTLSATEESEDMYATVDLVRDKLKAQIIRRTEKLQTKRKGAEKFVLEGTLPPEEVVDSERTIIGMDNFVPKPMDLDEAAMQLDALDYDFLVFLNAETERVNVIYRRKDENFGLIDPVY